The following nucleotide sequence is from Anguilla rostrata isolate EN2019 chromosome 3, ASM1855537v3, whole genome shotgun sequence.
TTCAAAATGCAGGCCAGGCATATTGAGGATGAGCCATGCATTTCCTTCACTGCCACAGCAGCttgtgactgactggctgactgtcTAGCTCACTCAACCGGTCAACTGTGATGTGTCCGTGGTTCCCATACACAGTAGTCAACCAGTGGACCGTGGTCTGTAGTCTGAGGTTATACACGTGCACATTCTTTcaaacgcatgcatgcacacacaatctcacacacacacacacacacacaagcatgcatgcacgcacgcacacatgcacgcacgcacgcacacacacacacacacacattccaaagCAAGGCTCTAAATGGTCAGGCTCCAAGCTAAATAATATTAGTTCCACATGTTGGGAAAACTTTCTGAacaaatattgtaaaatgttatccacatttgttatttttagtcTAACAAATTTCTTTCAGACTTGAATCGCTTGCTCATGTAAAGAAGAGTTTTGACAATTTTCAGACCGCTCTAAGTACTTAACATTTTCACCTAATAAATTGGGCTTGCCGTGAAGGATGATTCACTGGGGAgtaaatgtaatgaattgtGGAATGCAATTTAATGCACCAAAGCTTAGATGACATATTTGTCCACTCACTTTGGAGAGATGTAAATGCTGACATACTCTCTCAAGGAACAGAGCCTGTTTTCACAATGTGTCTCATTATTtgctggcaggattgttttcaGTGGCTGTCGGCTGTAGCAAAAGGTAATGTAATTGTGTAATCATGCAGTCACAATTATTCTTTAACAGTCTGCCcaagtttttctcttttctgcaaACACTAAATGACCCGTTGAACAGGTTTTAGCACAGCAGCGTCCTCTGCAAATTCATGAGAGCACAGCCAAGCGTTGTCTCACAGTGTGTGCCTCTAGACGCCACTTCTTTTTACTCCACAGTCTAAGACCCTTGTACTATCaagttttattatgttttattatgagTCTTTTCATAATGTGACCATGTCTTGACAAAACACTTTCTAAGTGTTATTCCTACAGGCTACTGTGTAAtatatggattattattattattattattattattattattattattattattattcttgttgtTACTTAGTAGTATACGACcaagtagtagtagcagcagcagcagcagcatttacGGCACACcttgtaaaaaaatgaaagaacagtGCCTATATCCCCATGATCACAAGCCTGCCTTACATAAGCGGGACAAAGGTATCCGAGCCGTAGTCCAATAAATACGAAGCAGGCAGATAACGCAGCTTCTTATTGGCTCTGAGGTTTGTCAATCCTGCTAAATTCAGACTTCCGGAAGTAAGTAGATTGGAGTAAAAACACAGGGCAGGGTGCTGGACCTGAACTTTCTCCTGTGGATAAAAATAAGGTATCGAAGTCAAAATAACATAAGTACACAGAGACGAGTAGATAACTTAGTAGATCACCAGGCGtatcttttatatttaaaaacatgcaattgTTGTCGGTATGGCAGGCTATTTTGTTTTTAGGCTATGTTTGCGCTTGCCAATAGCATGTCCGCGTTAAACGGGTTGAAACGTCAGGTAACTTTGGAAAAAagtagttagcttgctagctggaACGACTAGCGAGCTGCATAGTTAACCTTGGCTGTGGTGTTTACGAAGGATAAATTAAATGTTGGGAAAACCACGCTGAAACTCTCAGTCAGTGCGGGCCTTGTAGTTCGTTATTGTAGGCTATTCAAACAATGTGATTTGGtgtgacattttattaaaactaCCTAACACACGAACAGCAACTTCGTTCTTGCCAAGTGCAAATTCTGATTACAGCTGTTGGCAGTCAAGTGGGCTCTCAGACCAGTCTACTCTTAagcaaaatgttaataaaaataaatgcaaattgtGTGTTAATGTAAATGCCATTTATCAGACATGATGCATGTCTTAAACTTGTAACTTGTTGGTCCTATGCCGACACCGACCTCGACGCCTGACAGGATTCGTGGGTTGACGCAGGGTCCACCATGGCGAGCGATAACAAGAAGCCGTCGCTTAAAGAAGACCTGACCTGTTCCATCTGCTACGAGCTCTTCAGCGACCCCGTCATGCTGGCATGCATGCATCACTTCTGTCGGGCTTGCATCTCCACATACTGGAGGGGTATCCGGGGTACCGTGTCCTGCCCGCAGTGCAGGCATGAGTTCCCCGACCGGCAGCTCCAGACCAACTTCCTCGTGTCGGGCATGGTGGAGAAAGTGAGGGCAAGCTCCGGCGAAGGCTACCAGAAGAACCTACAGGTGAGCTCCGTGCCCTTGCTGGTTAAAAAGGTTGCCTATCGACTTCTCCAATTCATTTCAGATATTCATCAGTCTGGCCAGACGCagacatggtttttttttcttttttatgtgctTGATATTTgtgggttcaggcctggtttttgctatGCTTTTGCTGTTTTTGGGCTACcgtgtaaagcgtctttgtgacagttttctgtaaaaagcgcgATACAAATAGAAATGGATTTGATTGGATTTGACAAAGACATGTACCGCAAAATGTACTTAAAATATGTGTGGATGGAAACAACTGAATATGCTGAGGCCAAATATTTTAAGTACTTTCTTGTGCCATCTGTTTGGAATCCCCCATCAACCAATGTACTATATATATGTTCCTACGAATGTTTGCACAGAGATTTTTCAAGATCCCCACTTTCATGGAACTTAAAAATCGGTAACTGGTAAAATTCTTATCCATCTGaaatttctgtaattttttttttttttaattgttttttttttttttgttattcccAAGAAAGTATTTTGTGTCTATGCTGATGTAGTTTGCTAGTTGACACTGGCCATTAACGGGAGTCTGGGTTTCTTTTGAAGTACAAAGTAAACCAAAGCAGGTGAAAGGAATAAAGTCTATCACCACGTAAATATTAAAGTAGCTATTTCATAACAATTTCAGTCACCAAAACAGTGGTGTACTGCCTAACATTTAGATAAATTGTGCCTTTTAGGGAGTGTGTTTTTACAGTGCGATTGTCCATGTCCAGCACAGGGTCTGTGGGCTGAGGTCACCGAATAGCTCTGTCTGTTTACAAAGGACACAACTCAGTAATACCTATTTGGCACGGAATGATGGGAAAATCTACGAAAAAAGAAAGGGTTTATGTGGCTCTCTTTTTAACATAGTGTTAAGCATCGTCAGGAGGTCCTCTTCACAATAAATTTGGCAGTATTTCAGCATTTCAAATGTATGCAAGTTTTCACAACCACTGatgtaataattaattatttgtgtttCACTGAATTTCTCAATAAATTATTGGGTGTAATTCTTTAGCTTGGCTATTTGGTTTCACTTGTTTTTAACTGGCCTTCATTAAAAAGTTGGAAAAACTCCACAGGATTTAGAAGCTTTTGACCCCCGTCACCAGTTGGTAAAGCTCTTAAAATGCAAATCAGATGTGTAAATAGCAGGAGGGCTCTGGCTTATAGGCAGTCCCCTAACATTAGCAAGCCCGATAGCCACTCTGTTAAAAGGAGAGATTTGTGGTTCTTTAAACCCTTGCTACAGGCTGCAAGCTGTATTAAAAGCTCAGAAGTGAGTGTTCATGTGTTTTTCTCACTGCTCAGAATTCAGGAGATGGTCAGCTGTCTGCGATGTAGCTTGAAAGAACATTCCAGCTGCTGGAATTTTTATTACTGCGAGGAGTGAGCCGAACAGTCAAGGTCTTGGATGACCACAGGGCCGCTTCCACTTCTGATTGGCCTGTCCAGTGGCTAATGGCTTGCCTTATTGATCTGAGTGGACATTTTCCACCAGATCTCAAACTGTGGATTCATACCACATGACACCACTGAAAAGCAAGTTCAGGGTTATTTCAGTAATTACTTTGTGAAAGGGAGCCATGTGTGTTTTGAATGAAATGTAAAGCCTCATTCAGATCTGTTTGAGTTCTGCATAATTTTAAGTGCATGTGGCACATATTTACTTGTAAAGAGTCATGTTTGGGGAATCTCTACCACATCTAGACTATTCCGTCCAAGCTTCTCGGGTTAGGATAGTTCCGCAGATTTTTTTTGGCTTATCACATGCCACGCAAATTCAAAGGAATGCTGTTGTTCAGATTTTTTGTGCACGCAGTAATTGTGGCTCTAGTTAACGTTTAGCAGGTCTTGGCATTTCTGTATTACTTGCTGCGTAAATGAGTTCATGGTAAAGTCAATATAGACTTTGGTTTATATTGGTGTGTAACTAGATTCTTGCCTGTTTTTAGTAAATGGTGTTGCCTCATTGTTATCATATGACAGAAATTGGCTGGTTCCCTTTTTGGATAGCCGAAGGCAGTAGCTGACTCATCGACTTTCAGGTCACCCGCAGTGGAGTCAAGCCAATTGTGGCATGACCCTCTCGGGTTTTCTGGGAAATGGGTCCTGGAATCACCGCCGCCGGCCTGCATTTGTGTCACCGTAATCATTTTCGGTTCATTTCAAAACTGCAAACACCTCagatgtaactttttttttaccgggCCTAATTcagatcaataaataaaatttgttacGGCATCATCTGTAACTGGGGAGTGCTGAGCTGCTCAAATTGTCCTGTTTACATTGAAACTGGATCTGCGAGGTCCCATTTGCCCTCAGGGATATGTCGTATGTACAGTAAGCAGCAGCACTCCTGTGTGAGCCTAATTTCACATACGAAGCTTTCATCTGCGTCTGCGCTCTGCTGTACTCTTCGGGTCTCTGAGGGCTGAAATGAGGAACGTTTCACGCTTTTTCTCCAGGTGCGCGCACTTCAAACGGAGACCTCGAGCGGCACCGCGACCGGGAAGCGCTCGCGTCCCGCGGGTAACTGCTGGTGACTGTCCAAACCACAGGAAATGGCGCGAAGCCCAGCCGGTCGCCCCTGGGAAACGCGGTGCAGATGTAGCCGTTTGAGAGGCTCCAGAATTCACGCGCGATCCCGCTCTGATTTCAGAATCAGCTGAAGGATTCCCTGGAGTCCCACTGCGCCAAGCGGGAGGAGTACCTGAACATGATTCGCCAGGACAAAGAGCAGGTGGACACCATAAAGGTCTGTTCCATAGGGCTACTGCAGAGCATTAAGAGCCGTAGCGACTCGCTGTACTCTTGGCTTATGTGACAGGAGCTCTTAAAGTGTGGGTGTGCGTTAGTAAATGTTCCACGGGTTCAGTTTGGCTTTCTAAATCACTGGACTGTTCAGCTGCTGCTTGCATTCTCTAGGTGAACACATGATGTGCGTATTGTTAAAGGagtcattttgaattaaaatcaTGAAAATTGGTGTCAGGAGTACTTCGCCTGGATTTCGTTGacgtttctctccctctatctctttctggctctctctctctctcactcacgcccacacacactctctctctcttactctcacactctctcactctcactcacacactctctctctctcacactcacattcacacacacactctctctcactcgtgctctcacacactctccctctctctctctctctctctcgcacacacagaggGTGGGTGCGGAGCTCCAGGCGCGGGTGCAGGCTGAGTTCCAGGCTCTGCGGGAGCTcctgcagcaggaggagcaggaggtgctGGGGGAGCTGCGGCGCgagcaggaggagctgctggagcggGCGGAGCGGAGGCTGGAGCAGCTGCGGGCGGCCGTGCGCGAGGCGGAGGAGAGCGTGCGCGTGCTGCAGCAGGCTGCTGACGCCGTGGAGACCAGCgtgctgctggaggtgagcGCCCGCCTCTCAGAGAGGGCTCTGATTAAAGGACAGACCGGTGCTAAAGCGCATGTCAGCACAGCGCGGCATCTATGAAGACTGCGCAAAATCATACATGGCCATGTGAATGCACACGTGCagatatgcagacacacacacacacacacacacacgccttacCACCCAGGATTTCTGATTCAGTCGCCTGTGACTTTGTGACTGTTTTACATCTTATAgttcacacagtactacaggagagccggTGACTATTTTACGCCCTACAGGgcacacagcactacaggagaggcagtgactattttacaccctacaagCTACACaacactacaggagagccagggacTATTTTACACCCGACAGGCTACACAGTACTACGGGAGAGCCAGTGGCCTTTCTACACCGTACAGACTGTATACGGCACTACAGGAAGTGGCTAGCGCCATTGGGAGGAAAGGTATCTCTCACTGATGACATCGGATACCTGGTAAATAGCTTGGAGGTAGAAAGGGATGTAAAGCCACCCACACCTGGCAGGACGTGTAAGTTATGCCCCTCCCGCTCTGGAGTCCAGCTCCGAAATGGCTCATGGACTGGTATAGGACACAGTAACCTGTGGCCATAGGACACATTGGGCACAACTGGCACATGCTCAGGAGCCAATGTACAACGTGCTCCACGCTTTCATTCCTTCTCTCATGCAAAGTCCAGGCAGACATTCTTGCAggcagccccctccctcctgggTATCGGCAGATACTGTAAACCCACTTAAAATTCATAGGTGCGCAGACCCCCGGGGAGGTGGGGAAACGCTTAGACCATTAATGCCCCGCTAAGGAGATGAAAGCCGTCGTCCATTATCTGCGTGGAGGCGCTTTGTGTGTGCGAGGGACAGCctcagggtggggggaggggaggggggtggggggggggggggagcaccgGGCCGGTCTCCCCGCTTCGGTGGCCCACTTCTCCTCCTGCCCGCTTTACCTCCGTCTCACCCGACCACACGGtagcctcagtgtgtgtgtgtgtgtgtgtgtgtgtgtgtgtgtgtgtgtgtgtgtgtgtgtgtgtgtgtgtgtgtgtgtgcgcgcggtgtagcgtctgtgtgtgcgcgcgtgtgtgtgtgtgtgtgtgtgtgtgtgtgtgcgcgcgtgtatgcgtctgtgtgtgcgcgcgtgtgtgtgtgtgtgtgtgtgtgtgtgtgcgcgcgtgtatgcgtctgtgtgtgtgtgccgtgacCATGCTCGGAGGGAGTCGGTTCAGTGGGAAACGGTTACATAAAAGAGAGCTTTTCGCACCGAGGGGTAAATTGGATGCTGCCACTGTGCGAAAATGCGCCTGAAAAATGTCAATTATCCCCGTTTTTATTCTGTAATGTTTTTGCACTTTAATTTCTCTGAGCTCTTCACCTGGAGCGATGTTTATTCAGTAGAGCAGGATGTTTGCTGTAAGATCAACGTTTGCTTCTCCTGCAGCCTAATATTCCTGGAGCCTTCGGCAGTGCTGACAGCTGGTGAAGCTCTTCAGAGCCAAAGAGACacgttagagtgtgtgtgtgtgtgtgtctgactgtgtgtatgttggtgtgtgagcatatgtgagggggtgtgtgagcatgtgtgtatgtgtgtgcgtgtgtgagcacgtgtgtgttcgtgtgagcgtgtatgtgtgagtgtgtgtgagcttgtgcgtgagcttgtgtatgtgtgtgcatgcgggtttgtgtgtgtgtaatatccCTGTGCTGGGACAGGGTCTCAGATTCTAGGCCCATTGGCACGAGCTGTGACCACATCTCAGGACCCATTCGGGGTCAGTCTGGGTCTCCTCTCTCGTGCTGCTGGCCTGTTTATCGAGccgcagtgcattatgggaaactCAGTGTGCCGCTGCCTTCATGAATTTATCATATGGCAGCTCTCGATTCTGAAGCCAGTATGAACAGTGTGCAGTTACATAACGATTCTTTTCATAAATATGGCATGAATGCACGTTTATTGTATGAATGTttgtttaatctgttttttCCCTTCCCTTTTAGCTTCCGGAGGTGAATTTCAGGTGGGTGTCTCACGCAGTGGGGTGTGTAATTGTGGTGACACTATttacagcaggagagagaaaacaataatattcctgaaaatatttgtaattgGAAAGCATGTAGCATGAAACCGGATTATTTTGTTGGGAAGTGGGGATAACtggtaagggggtgggggtggaggggttgggggggtagggggggctgtttattttcctgctttgtTGCCACAGTTTTGATTGTTTATGTACGCAGTGTGTTTTTCGCAAGATGGCAGCCGCTGGTCGATTGAACTTTGGACGTCTTTCTCTGGGAAACCTTTCTTTTCACTTCTCAGTCTTGTCGTGTTCACCAAACCAAGATGTTTTCGTTCACCggattaaatataaaacatttctatCGGTTCCGTCTGTCAGCGCGCTGCCAAAACCGAGGCTGGCCTCGCTGTAGCGCTCAGACCGTGGCGCTCGACGCTGTTTTTGGTGGAGGCTAATCGTTCCGTCTGCGTAAAACTGCTCATTACACCGGGAGAGACGCGAGAGGGAGATCCACGCCCGCACACGTCCTCACTTAAACTCCTCGCGTGGAGGCACGGAGTATCGTAGCCGCCCGTTAGCTTTTCCAGATAGTTCCCAGAAAGTCTGTCTCGTCTCTGAAGTACCTTCAGTGATGGAAAATGGCGCTGCTTGGTcagtgcgccccccccccccccagctcacccTTTAAAGCCTTtcagacacagagcagccttTTTCGATTTGTGCGACCGCGGCGGACGCAGAAGCCATTTGCGGCGCCGCAGGACGCCTCCTTTATGATGcagagcgcggcggcggcggcagcgagCGCGATCCCAGCGCGCGATAAGCTATCGCTCTTAAAGCCGCCGGTGGCGCCAAATGTCACCGCAACCTTTTTACTCCGACCGCGCCGGTCCCCGAACATGTTATTTTTATGGAGGCGTTGAAAAGGCACCTCAGCGAAGCAGTTGCCCCGTTGCCGAGGGCCACGTTCGTTGGGGTTTTTCTCCCGACGACTGCCGTATGTGAGGTCTGTGTCCAGCGCACGGGGAGGTTCGCTTTGTTTGAtctttctaaattattttttgcggTCTTTTCTCCAGGCCCTCCCTGCAGGTGGAGAAGGGGGCGGAGTTTGACGTGAGCGCCTTCGCCGGCAGGTACTCCGGCCCCCTGCAGTACATCACCTGGAGGAGGATGTACCGGCTGCTCAGACCGGGTAagcgggtgtgtgggtgtgcgggtgtgcgggtgtgttgGTATCCTGGTGTCAGGTATACGGACATGCAGGTATGCAGGCTCCACCCAGTACGGGCTTTATCACTCTCCCATGATTGTCAAAAGCTGTTGGaatctttatttgtttgttcagtctatactgaacatgaaaaactgTAATGTGTGCAGCATTAGACAGATGCGGTCTTCAGTTCAAGTGACCAATTCTGAGAAAGCACGTCTGTGGAAGTGGCATTGAGTCATTTGCATTGTGAGAAAGCAGCTCGGTTTTTAACAGGAAGTGAGTTTCTCGATGGTTTTGTTCTTTCGCCTCCTCGCCCTCAGCCCCCGCtgctctgacctttgacccggaAACGGCTCACCCGAGCCTGTGCCTGTCCCGGGACAAGACCAGCGTGGTGGAGTGCCAGGAGATGCTGCCGTACAAGCGGAACCCCAAGCGCTTCACGCAGTGCGTCAACGTCCTGGCGGCGCAGGGCTTCCCCTCCGGCCGCCACTACTgggaggtgggcgtggccggcaACGCCAAGTGGGACCTGGGCGTGGCGCTGGAGGCGGTGGACCGGCGGGCCCGGGCCAAGCTGAGCCCGGAGAACGGGTACTGGACGCTGCGCCTGCGCGACGGCGGGCGCTACTGGGCCGGCACGCAGCCCTGGACCCCGCTGCGGGTGGACCCGCCGCCCCGCACCGTGGGCGTGTTCCTGGACTGCGAGGAGCGCCTGGTGTCCTTCTACAACGCCGAGAGCATGCGGCTCATCTACAGCTTCCGCCACGGCCCCCGCGGCCGCGCCTACCCCTTCTTCAGCACCTGCGTGAGCGAGCGCGGGCAGAAGCCTCAGCCAATCAAGCTGCTCCACTTCCCCCAAGACCCCCTCTGAGCACCTCGCCTGACTGGCACGTCACCATGTCACAGACTGCTGTTTAAGCCCCCTACAGGTACTTTCCTGCATTACATGCATTACACAGAGCTCCTGCGAGCCCCCTACAGGCGCTTCCATGTATTACACCGAGCTCCTGTGTGCCCCTACAGGTGCCTCCCTGTATTACACAGAGCTCCTGCAAGCCCCCTACAGGCGCTTCCCTGTATTACACCGAGCTCCTGTGTGCCCCTACAGGCGCTTCCCTGTATTACACAGAGCTCCAGTGAGCCCCCTACAGGTGCTTCCCTGCATTACATGCATTACACAGAGCTCCTGCGAGCCCCCTACAGACGCTTCCCTGTATTACACTGACCTCCCATGTGCCCCCTACAGGCGCTTCCCTGTGTTACACAGAGCTCCTGTGAGCCCCCTACTGGCACTTTGCTGTATTACACGGGGCTCCCGTGAGCCCCATACTGGTGTTTCCCTGTATTACACAGAGCTCCAATGAGCCCCCTAGAGGTGCTTTCCTGTATTATACAGAGCTCCTGTGAGCCCCCTACAGGCGCTTCCCTGTATTATATAGCTCTGCTCttagtgccatctagtggcacGTCTCTGGATAACACAGCGCTGGGGAGTGCACCTTAGCGGCTTTGTATTCTGCGGTTCCATAGAGGGTTTTCTGCCAGTCACGTCCTCCTCTCTTCCACTGCTTAACTGAGTTAAATAGccaagtgcatgtctgtgccAGCATGCCTCTCAATTTACCTTGTGGtcaaatctttatttatttacagcaaaAGCCACTGTTCTAATCCCTGGCAAGCGCTTCCTTGtttgttgaaaatatttgaatatgccaaatggagaaaataattgttttaattagcGAAGTTGATGTGACTGTTAGAGCAGTACACGTGTCTCTGCAGAGCTGAGTTGGAGTCCATCCAGTGATTCTCCACATCAACACCTCCCCCACACCTGCCCTTGGCAGGCATGCAGTAGTATGGATGTATGCGGGAGTTGTAGTCTTTTCCTTTACCATGCATCCATCATGTGGTGTGTAATACTACATGAGAGGTAGCATGGCTCAAGTGTGTTAGCGTCATAAATCTGAGGTAGATACCTGAAGTGCGTTAGCGACGTAGCTCACAGTATGGGCGATTGAGTGGGTTGTTCTCCTCACTGCAAAGCACTCTGGGGCTGTGTATCTACAGGTCAGACAAACATAGAGGTTATGGTTTATAGACTGTCGCTATGTTTCAAGACATTTAagatgcatgtatgtgtgatgtACTTCTTGCACTTTGAAACCACTTTATGACTGGAAAATTCTTCACTTTATTCTCCGTAGTACAgtagcaacacacacacatacacacacacactcgtttGAGTCAAGCTGGTCTGCACTACACATTTTCCTACAGGAACAGCTTGATTCAGATTGGCCTTGCTGTCGTATAATTGCTTTTCTCAGTTAGTCTCCCAGGTGAACTGTTCAACCATGGAAGTAGGGTTTATATTCAAGCAAGacctctatttttaaaaaattgctgatttaattttctgtaaaataaatcttactGGGATCTTACTTTTAAATCAGATAATCTTGTTTTAACTgcacttttttgaaaataaatcagttatTCAATTCTGCTCAGTACTCCCATGTGATCGATTAGAGAATGGTTGtagtttcagaaaataaacgAAAATAAACTACCTTCTGATGACtcaattgctgttttttttttcacttgaaaagaaaatagtgtgtgtgtgtgtgtgtgtgtgtgcatgctctcAGTAAAAGAACAAAATTCAACACAAGTgggcagtgtttctgtgctcacacacacacacgcacacacacacacacacactccagtccAATAGCACCCTGTATGGCTCTGTCTGCCTATCTCCACCCCTGTGACTCCAGGGCTGGGGTGACTGTGGCATTAATGGCATGTCCTCTGATTCTCCACACCTGGAATGACTTGAGCCTCACCCcattaagtatttaaaaaaaaaaaaatgtaatcatttgaaAAGTAGGTCACAATAATGAGCATTTTAAATGCGGCCGTGCAAATCCCTTTGAGATTTCTTTGTCATCAAAGGGCTGCATGTCTTGGTGTTGCTGTAGCTGCGCCATAAAAATGGGATTTAAAACAGCATAA
It contains:
- the trim105 gene encoding tripartite motif containing 105 — its product is MASDNKKPSLKEDLTCSICYELFSDPVMLACMHHFCRACISTYWRGIRGTVSCPQCRHEFPDRQLQTNFLVSGMVEKVRASSGEGYQKNLQNQLKDSLESHCAKREEYLNMIRQDKEQVDTIKRVGAELQARVQAEFQALRELLQQEEQEVLGELRREQEELLERAERRLEQLRAAVREAEESVRVLQQAADAVETSVLLELPEVNFRPSLQVEKGAEFDVSAFAGRYSGPLQYITWRRMYRLLRPAPAALTFDPETAHPSLCLSRDKTSVVECQEMLPYKRNPKRFTQCVNVLAAQGFPSGRHYWEVGVAGNAKWDLGVALEAVDRRARAKLSPENGYWTLRLRDGGRYWAGTQPWTPLRVDPPPRTVGVFLDCEERLVSFYNAESMRLIYSFRHGPRGRAYPFFSTCVSERGQKPQPIKLLHFPQDPL